The genomic segment ACCAGAACAACATCATCCAATCTTTTACACACTTCAGGAAATATATCCACAATCTTATGAAAACATTTTGTAGGTCTAAAATATCCGCATAGAAGTATCGCTTTTTTGTTCTCTATCTGAAGTTTATTTTTTGCGTCCTTAATTGCATTTACCTTCCTGACTCCGTGGGGTATAATGTGGATTTTTTCTTCATGTCCAAAGCAACCTACTAATGTATCCTTTTGAAAATCTTCGTGAACAATTACTGCAGCGCTTTCTCTCACAATATTTTCTAAGATAATATGTTCCTGTCTTCCCAGCTTTTCACCTACTGTATGCAGAGTGACTACAACCGGTGTACCAATCATCCTGTAACGGGCTATAAGATCCACTATCTGAACGCCCTTTAAAAGTCCGTACAAGCCATATTCGTGCTGAATATGAACCAGATCTGGTGTTATCTTTGTACTGGTATTGAAAATATTGGAAGCTATTTCATTACTCTCTACAGAATAGACGGGAAATACGTTCTTTCCCTGCGCGCTAATCTGACTTACAATGTAGATTTCATTGTTGAGCAGTTTAAGCTCATCTGTAAGATACTGGGTATAAGTTCCAATTCCACATTCAATAGGAGGATATGTAGAAACAAAACATATTCTCATTTACTATTTTCCATACATATATTCAATAAATCATCAAGTTTTGCTCTTGCAAGACAAAGACATGTATCTGCGGCACCATAATATATCCTTACAATTCCGTCTTCCTTGTCCAGTATAGCTCCGCAGGAGAAAATAATGTTTGAGACGTCTCCAACCCGCTCGTATGGTTCTCTTGGTGATAGAATAGGAATTATTCCTCTGCCAATTACTTTATAAGGTCTCTCAATATCAATCAATGCAACGCCTAGCCTGTATATTTTCCCTCCGGACGTATTTTTTACGCCATGATAAATTAGCAGCCATCCTTTTTCTGTCTCAATAGGAATAGGCCCTATCCCTATACGCTCAGAGTCCCACATTCTAGGTCGTGCCTTTAAGAGAACCATGGAATTTCCTCCCCAATGGACCAGATCCCTGGATGTAGAGAGCCAGATATGGCCGCTGCTACCTACCACAGGTCTATCAGCTCTCCAATATTTACCTTCAATTTTTCTAGGAAAGAGCGCAGCGTCTTTGTTTACCGGTTGAGATATAAGAGCAACTCTCTCTACTTTCCTAAAATCTTTTGTTCTGGCAAGAGCAATTCGGGGACCAAATTCAGAGTAGGCAGTATAAGCAATATAATAGTATTCATTAATAAACGTTATTCTCGGATCCTCTACTCCCCCCTCCTCGTAAATATGATATGGCTCTTCAGAAGAATGGGACATAAATGCTTTATTGTCTGCTTTGAAAGATATACCATCATAACTTCGCGCAAGAACCAGTGTAGATGTCCCGTCTAATCCTTCTACCCTTAGGAGAAGAATTGTCTGCCCATCAAAGGCAGCGACTCCGGCATTAAATACGGTATTACATGGAAAAGGAATATCTTCAATAGTAATAAGTGGATTTTTTTTCTCTCTTTTACAGATCTCAGGAAATTCTCTTTCCATAAAATCTTTCCTTTATTTTTTATTTCCCCATACCTATTTTTTGGGCAACCTGAAACACTTTCCCTTCTGTCATTATAGCAGGTGCGATAATGATATCTGTTAACTGCATTTCTTTTATATTTTTAGCTCCAAGATTACCCATTGAAGTTCTTAGGGCACCTGCAAGATTTTGCGAGCCGTCATCCAAATCTGCAGGACCAACAAGTATTTGTTTCAGAGAACCTGTTGTACCCACTTTTATTCTTGTGCCTCTGGGTAAATTAGCATGAGAAGTTGCCATACCCCAGTGGAAGCCCCTGCCAGGAGCTTCCTTTGCACGTGCCAGAGCAGAGCCAATCATTACTGCGTCTGCGCCGCACGCAAATGCCTTAGCAATATCTCCCCCTAGAGACATACCCCCATCAGTGATAATAGGAATGTATTTTCCTGTCTGCTTGTAATAAAAATCCCTTGCAGCTGCACAGTCGCATGTAGCAGTAACTTGTGGAACACCTATTCCCAGCACTCCTCGTGTGGTACATGCCGCGCCTGGTCCGATCCCAACAAGTATTCCAGCCGCTCCCGTAGCCATAAGCTCAAGAGTCATGGAATAGGTAACACAATTACCTATTATTACGGGGATTTTCATATTCCTGCAAAGTTTAGAAAAATCAGCTGTTTTATATTCACTGGATATATGCTTTATTGATGTAACTGTTGATTGTACAACAAACATATCTGCTCCTGCTTCCTCTGCCAGCTTTCCAAAGCGTTCAGCTTTCTGGGGAATAGATGATACTGCACACAATGCTTTTGCTTTTTTAATCTCCTTTATTCTTTTAACGACTAAATCTTCTTTTATAGGTTTGTCATAAATACCTTGAACGAGTTTCGTTGCTTTTTCAGGTGTTGCTTTTGCGATTTGTCTTAAAATTGACTCAGAATTGTCATATCTTGTCTGAATGCCTTCCAGATTCATGACAGCAAGTCCGCCGAGTCTTGACATCTCAATTGCAAGCTTTGGGTCAACCACACCATCCATTGCAGCTGCCATGATGGGGATACTCAGCTTTATATTTCCTATTTCACAATTAATATCCACATCGTTTGGATTCACAGTTAAATTTCCCGGCACAAGCGCTATTTCATCAAATCCATAGGATCTCCGCGCTTTTCTTCCTCTTCCAATCCACATACCCATTTTTAATATCTCCTTTATGCTCTGATTCTACTTTGTTGGCTATTCTATTTTAACATTGCTCAAAAGTCAATCGCACATTATTTTTTTCTATTTCCTTGAGCTTTTAACCTGAAGATTTCGTCTCTTATTTCTGCTGCTTTTTCAAACTCAAGGTTTTCAGCTGCTCTAACCATTTCTTTCTCCAATATTTTTATATCCAATATTCCCTTCTTTTGAATATAAGAAAGTTTTTTATCTTTACCAATGAGCATCGTCCGGCTTATTTCTTTTTGGATGGTCTTAGGAGTAATACCATGCTCTTTATTGAATTTTGTTTGAATTCTTCTCCTGCGTTCAGTCTCCCCTATTGCTTTTTCCATAGATAGGGTCATCTCATCTGCATACATAATGACCGTGCCTGCCACATTACGTGCAGTTCTTCCGATTGTTTGAACAAGAGATGTTTCTGAACGCAAAAATCCCTCCTTATCTGCGTCTAATATTACTACCAATGAAACTTCAGGAAGATCAAGTCCCTCTCTAAGCAGGTTTATTCCTACCAGAACATCGAATTTTGCGAGTCTAAGATCACGTAATATATCAACTCTCTTTATTGTATCAATCTCAGAATGTAAATATCTGACACGTATTTCATGTTGATTTAGATATTCAGCCAGGTCCTCTGCCATGCGTTTAGTTAAAGTTGTAACAAGCACCCTCTCCTTTTTGGCAACTCTTTTCTGAATTTCTTTCATAAGATCTTCTATTTGATTCTCAGTAGGTCTGACTTCTATTTTTGGGTCAACGAGACCTGTGGGACGAATAATAAGCTCGATTGCCTCTCCTCCCGAATCCTTTCGGGACTTTCGGCATAATTCAAGCTCGTATTCAGAAGGCGTTGCAGAGACAAATATTACCTGATTCATTATTTCTTCAAATTCTACAAAGTTTAAAGGTCTGTTGTCCAGAGCAGACGGTAATCTAAAACCAAAATCGACAAGGGTTTGTTTTCTAGACCTATCGCCTTTATACATACCGCGTATTTGCGGAAGAGAAACATGAGACTCGTCAATAATCGTCAAAAAATCCTTATTAAAGTAATCAATGAGAGTGTAAGGCTTTTCTCCCGATTTTCTTCCGCTTAAGTATCTTGAATAATTCTCAATTCCAGCACAATACCCGATTTCATTAAGCATCTCCAGATCGTATTTTGTTTTTGTCTCCAAACGCTGTGTCTCAACAAGTTTCCCTTGATTTTTTAAATCTGCTAACCTTTGCTCCAATTCCTCTTTTATGAATTCTGTTGCAGCTTTAATCCGATCAGATGTCGTAACAAAATGCTTTGCAGGATATATTGCAATTCTGTCAAGATTTGTTAATACCTTACCTGTTATATAATCAATTTGTGAGATTCTGTCTATTCTGTCTTCAAAGAGTTCTATTCTCACAGGAATTTCTTCATATGAAGGAAAGATTTCTATGGTATCGCCTTTTACTCTGAATGTGCCGCGATGAAAGTCAATATCATTACGTTCATACTGAATATCAATAAGTTTTCTCAGGATATGTTCCCGTTTAAACTCATCATTCTTCTGAAACATCACCAGCAATCCCTTCCATTCATCAGGAGAGCCAAGTCCATATATGCAGGATACACTGGCAACTATAATCACATCCCTGCGTGAAAGCAGTGAGCTTGTAGCTGCAAGCCTGAGCCTGTCCAACTCATCATTTATTGAAGAGTCCTTTTCTATATATGTATCTGTCTGCGGAATGTACGCTTCAGGTTGGTAGTAATCATAATAACTGACAAAATACTCAACGGCATTGTTGGGGAAAAACATTTTGAATTCCATGTATAGCTGTGCCGCCAGAGTTTTATTATGAGAAATAACAAGCGTAGGTTTATTTATACTGCGAATAACATTTGCCAGAACAAAGGTCTTGCCTGATCCGGTAACACCAAGAAGAGTCTGATGTTTTCTATTAGTTTTAATTCCCTCTACGAGTTGTCTGATTGCCTTTGGTTGGTCTCCCTTTGGAGAAAAATCAGAAACCAGTTTAAAATGGTCCATATTTCATCGTCTAAATCCAGTTCAGGATAGTGTCTGCAATACCAGAACCATCTAGTTTATACTTTTTTAACAGGAGATGTCGCGGACCCTGCTCAATAAATTTGTCCGGCAATCCAATATGTAGAGACGCAACATCTTGCGTCTCTACATATGCTGCAACACTCATCCCAAATCCGCCGGCAATAACATTTTCTTCAACTGTTACGATCTTCTTTATCTGAGACGCTATTTTCTCAATTAGTTCCGTATCCAACGGCTTAACAAATCTCATATTCGCTACTGAAACATTTATGTTCTTCTTCTCTAATATTTCTGCTGCCTCTAAAGCTGGATAAACCATTGTTCCTATTGCTAACAGCGCAATATCATTGCCATCCCTGAGTATCTCTCCCTTTCCAATTTCAATCTTTTGAATTGAGTTGGAACTTGGTTCCTTGGAACTGGATTTCGCAGCATAATCTTTTGGATATCTTATAGAAACTGGCTGACCATATTCTACTGCTTTAGAAAGCATGCTTACAAATTCGTCCCCGTTCTTTGGAGCCATAATCGTCATGTTTGGGATCATTGAAAGATATGAAAGATCAAAAACGCCCTGATGTGTTGGCCCATCTCCTACTACTATACCTGCTCTGTCAATTGCAAAAATTACAGGTATTTTTTGCAAACATATATCATGCAATACCTGATCATATGCACGCTGTAGAAAAGTTGAGTAGATAGCGACAACAGGTTTTAACCCCTTTAAAGCTAAGCCTGCTGCAAATGTAACAGCATGCTGCTCTGCCATGCCAACATCAAAGAATCTGTCTGGAAATTTTTGAGCAAACTCTCTAAGTCCTGTTCCATCCGGCATAGCTGCAGTTATTGCTACTATTCTTTTATCTTTTTGCGCCAATTTGATCAGAGCAGAACCAAAGAGTTCTGTATATGTTTTGCGTTTCCTATCTGTGTCTTTGCTTTTCCATATACCTGTTTCAATATCAAACGGTTTTGCGCTATGAAATCTTGTGGGATTCTCTTCTGCAAACTTATATCCTTTCCCTTTCTTTGTTAATATATGTACTAATACAGGACCTTTAAAAATTTTGATATTATCGAGTGTTTCTATAAGCAATGGGATATTGTGTCCATCAATCGGACCAATATAACGGAAGCCTAATTCATCAAATAATATTCCGGGAGTAAGGAGCAGCTTAAG from the bacterium genome contains:
- a CDS encoding glycosyltransferase, yielding MRICFVSTYPPIECGIGTYTQYLTDELKLLNNEIYIVSQISAQGKNVFPVYSVESNEIASNIFNTSTKITPDLVHIQHEYGLYGLLKGVQIVDLIARYRMIGTPVVVTLHTVGEKLGRQEHIILENIVRESAAVIVHEDFQKDTLVGCFGHEEKIHIIPHGVRKVNAIKDAKNKLQIENKKAILLCGYFRPTKCFHKIVDIFPEVCKRLDDVVLVVAGKMRGYEYMDYQKKFFNAINNSPVSDKIIVLRGQFPQYTFDTILSASDIAVLPYEKGSQSGILAQCTAFNKPVVTSNLKGLKNWLEASGCGLVANDDSEYTNCICRLLTDTKLYNQCKTNMLRYVKEKVNWGKTAKAHHEIYREIIKVPYDTSEYIYWQEPS
- a CDS encoding glycoside hydrolase family 130 protein translates to MEREFPEICKREKKNPLITIEDIPFPCNTVFNAGVAAFDGQTILLLRVEGLDGTSTLVLARSYDGISFKADNKAFMSHSSEEPYHIYEEGGVEDPRITFINEYYYIAYTAYSEFGPRIALARTKDFRKVERVALISQPVNKDAALFPRKIEGKYWRADRPVVGSSGHIWLSTSRDLVHWGGNSMVLLKARPRMWDSERIGIGPIPIETEKGWLLIYHGVKNTSGGKIYRLGVALIDIERPYKVIGRGIIPILSPREPYERVGDVSNIIFSCGAILDKEDGIVRIYYGAADTCLCLARAKLDDLLNICMENSK
- a CDS encoding GuaB3 family IMP dehydrogenase-related protein gives rise to the protein MGMWIGRGRKARRSYGFDEIALVPGNLTVNPNDVDINCEIGNIKLSIPIMAAAMDGVVDPKLAIEMSRLGGLAVMNLEGIQTRYDNSESILRQIAKATPEKATKLVQGIYDKPIKEDLVVKRIKEIKKAKALCAVSSIPQKAERFGKLAEEAGADMFVVQSTVTSIKHISSEYKTADFSKLCRNMKIPVIIGNCVTYSMTLELMATGAAGILVGIGPGAACTTRGVLGIGVPQVTATCDCAAARDFYYKQTGKYIPIITDGGMSLGGDIAKAFACGADAVMIGSALARAKEAPGRGFHWGMATSHANLPRGTRIKVGTTGSLKQILVGPADLDDGSQNLAGALRTSMGNLGAKNIKEMQLTDIIIAPAIMTEGKVFQVAQKIGMGK
- the uvrB gene encoding excinuclease ABC subunit UvrB — translated: MDHFKLVSDFSPKGDQPKAIRQLVEGIKTNRKHQTLLGVTGSGKTFVLANVIRSINKPTLVISHNKTLAAQLYMEFKMFFPNNAVEYFVSYYDYYQPEAYIPQTDTYIEKDSSINDELDRLRLAATSSLLSRRDVIIVASVSCIYGLGSPDEWKGLLVMFQKNDEFKREHILRKLIDIQYERNDIDFHRGTFRVKGDTIEIFPSYEEIPVRIELFEDRIDRISQIDYITGKVLTNLDRIAIYPAKHFVTTSDRIKAATEFIKEELEQRLADLKNQGKLVETQRLETKTKYDLEMLNEIGYCAGIENYSRYLSGRKSGEKPYTLIDYFNKDFLTIIDESHVSLPQIRGMYKGDRSRKQTLVDFGFRLPSALDNRPLNFVEFEEIMNQVIFVSATPSEYELELCRKSRKDSGGEAIELIIRPTGLVDPKIEVRPTENQIEDLMKEIQKRVAKKERVLVTTLTKRMAEDLAEYLNQHEIRVRYLHSEIDTIKRVDILRDLRLAKFDVLVGINLLREGLDLPEVSLVVILDADKEGFLRSETSLVQTIGRTARNVAGTVIMYADEMTLSMEKAIGETERRRRIQTKFNKEHGITPKTIQKEISRTMLIGKDKKLSYIQKKGILDIKILEKEMVRAAENLEFEKAAEIRDEIFRLKAQGNRKK
- the dxs gene encoding 1-deoxy-D-xylulose-5-phosphate synthase, with the protein product MYLEKIKTLKDLKKLDIKTLPLLVSEVRKLIIETVSQTGGHLASNLGVVELTIALHYVFNCPDDKIVWDVGHQAYTHKILTGRRNQFHTLRQFGGMSGFTKIEESEYDVFGTGHGSTSISAALGMACAQKLTSNNNKLIAVIGDGALTGGMAFEALNHAGHIKKNIIVILNSNEMSISRNVGAWSQYLNRITTNPIYNRVRDDLELVLKRVPKFGNLLVDSAKKLEKSLKLLLTPGILFDELGFRYIGPIDGHNIPLLIETLDNIKIFKGPVLVHILTKKGKGYKFAEENPTRFHSAKPFDIETGIWKSKDTDRKRKTYTELFGSALIKLAQKDKRIVAITAAMPDGTGLREFAQKFPDRFFDVGMAEQHAVTFAAGLALKGLKPVVAIYSTFLQRAYDQVLHDICLQKIPVIFAIDRAGIVVGDGPTHQGVFDLSYLSMIPNMTIMAPKNGDEFVSMLSKAVEYGQPVSIRYPKDYAAKSSSKEPSSNSIQKIEIGKGEILRDGNDIALLAIGTMVYPALEAAEILEKKNINVSVANMRFVKPLDTELIEKIASQIKKIVTVEENVIAGGFGMSVAAYVETQDVASLHIGLPDKFIEQGPRHLLLKKYKLDGSGIADTILNWI